The stretch of DNA CCAATCCATACCTGGTTCCCCTCTCTAGCTATCTATAATTATCTCTACTATACAAAATTGTACCAAAACCTGTTTGCCCGGTACACTCAAGGCTCCAAATATATTTATTTATGCTTCAAGCCAAGCGGCTAGCAAAGCTTGCACAAGCCCTACAAACATACTATCATGAGAAGTAAAACCGTAGGCAGTAAGTTGGATTTTTAAGGAGGATGTTCACACCATGAATGCTTATCCCAAGGGTTTGAACAAATTGGACAGCGTCATTCCTACCGGGAATGAGGCTGCAGAACGGCTATGAAAGAGAAAAGCACCCCTGCCAAGCGGGGAACACCGGATTTTCAATTACTCATTCTAACCCTGATTCTTGTCGGATTTGGATTGTTGATGGTTTTTAGTGCCAGCTCCAGCATCGCGGTGGTCAACGAGAATTATGGCTATGATTCTATGTATTTTGTTAAGAAACAAATTTTCGGTGCTGTGATTGGATTGTTTGGCATGTTCGTCACCATGAATATCCCGTATTTCAAATACAAGAAGTTGTTCGTACCTGCATTTTTGGTAACAATTATTTTGCTGATGCTGGTCCCTTATTTCGGGGTTGAGCTCAATGCAGCCCGAAGCTGGTTCAAAATTGGCGGCTTCTCCTTTCAGCCCACCGAACTTGCCAAGATCACCATCATCTTGTACTTGTCCGCTCTCATCGCCAAAAAGGGAGAACGGTTCCGTGATTTAAGAAACGGCTATATCCCTGTCATGATGATCGTTGGCTTTGTTGCCGGCCTCATCATGCTCCAGCCCGATTTGGGTTCCTGTATGATTCTGGTCATGACAGCAGGACTGATCATCTTTGCCGGCGGCGCGAATCTGAAGCATATTATGGGCTCGCTCGGCTTGCTCATTCTTGGTGCCAGCCTTGTGCTTGGAGCTCAAGCGCTCATTAGTGCCCTACATTCAGACGGAAGCAGCGGAACAAGCTACCAGGCCGGACGTTTTCAGGCCTATCTTAACCCGTGGGCAGATCCCCAGCATCGCGGTTATAACCTAATCCAATCGCTTACAGCCATAGGGAATGGCGGAGCGACAGGCGTCGGCTTTGGTCAAAGCATCCAAAAATTGCACTATTTGCCTAATGCTTATAACGATTTCATATTCTCTGTCATCGGTGAAGAATTTGGCTTTATTGGAACGCTGCTGTTTCTGCTCGTATATGTTTATTTCATCTGGCGGGGCCTCATCATCGCCCTTCGTTGTCCCGACATATTCGGCACCTTAGTCGGTGTAGGCATCATGGGCCTTATCGCCATTCAGGCCTTCATCAATATTGGCGGTGTTACCCGGACTATCCCGATTACCGGGGTCACACTTCCTTTTATCAGCTACGGTGGTTCTTCACTGCTGATTACGATGGCTTCAATGGGAATCATGCTGAGTATCTCGCGTGCTTCCTCCATGCCGGCCAAGAAGGAAGTAACAAAATCCGTAGTTGTCAAGCAATCTACATCCGTCACACCAATGACAAGCCGTGGTAGAAGATTCGGCCGTTAAAAATTTCACACTACACCAAAAAAGACTGCGGTCCCTTATGGGATCGCAGTCTTTTTTGAATTTGTGGCAACTTAAGGTTTATGTAACTCAGGATCTAAGGCGGATACCTTATACCTCGTCGTTTTTGAAGGCAACGCTCTCGACTTTAACATTCACCTCAACTACTTTGAGGCCTGTCATGCTCTCTACAGCTTCCCGTACATTTTGTTGAAGCATCCTAGACACTTCATGGATCGGGGTCTCATACAGCACTATGATTCTCAAATCAATCGCCGCTTCGAGCTGCCCAACCTCCACTGTAACACCTTTCTGTACGTTCTTGCCGCTGAGCCGTTTAGCCCAGCCCTCCGACAAGCCGCCGGACATCGCTGCGATGCCTGGCGTCTCAAGTGCCGCCATTCCCGCAATTTTGGCAACGACATCATCGGCAATCCGAATCATGCCCATATCAAGTTGCAGCTGCTCGGTCATGGTTATTCCTCCCACAGTTCTGCAGATCTATCGTCTGCACAAAACTCATTTATTTCAATTGTATAGCCAAAGGAGCAGGAAAGCAAATATAGACAAAGCTCTAATTTTGCGTTTAAAATCTTATTCGGATTGGGTATATTGAATTTGTATTGTTTATACGGTATTTCAATATTCCGGATTTATTCATTCGCAACTCACTTAAGAAGGGACAGAGGTGTTTTATTTTGAAGAAAATTGGTTTCCCCGCAGTACTGCTTATTTTTTTCGCACTTAGCGCGATCGGGCATTATGCAGAATGGAACTATACGCTCCAGTTCGTCATCTCGGCCGTCGCGGTCATCTTCATGGCTGGATTCCTCGGAAAAGCCACGGAAAGCGTAGCTCACTATGCCGGTCAGCGTTTAGGCGGATTTCTAAATGCAACCTTCGGTAATGCCGCCGAATTAATTATCGGTATTTTACTTGTCAAGGAAGGTCACTTTGACATGGTTAAGGCGAGCATTACCGGTTCGATTATCGGGAACCTGCTGCTTGTTCTGGGCTTAAGCCTGTTAGCCGGCGGACTAAAGTACAAAATCCAGAACTTTAATGTAACTCTGGCAGGCCTCAATGGCTCCTTAATGATCTTGGCTATTATCGCCCTGTTTGTACCGGCCATTTTCTTACATAATCATGCTCTTCATAATGAGGACAAGAATTTGCTCAGTCTGATCGTTGCCGGCATCCTCATCGTAGCATATCTGCTGTGGCTGATCTTCTCCATGATCACCCATAAAAATTATTTAGCCGATGTTACTGAGAACACCGAAGAAGAGCTCCCGAATGACCATGAACCAGCATGGTCCAAGGGGCAATCTATTCTCTACCTTGTGATCGCAACAGTTATGGTTGCCTTCGTCAGTGAATGGCTTGTTCACACGCTTGATCCTATTACAGAGAAGTTTGGCCTTACTGAACTATTCGTCGGCGCGTTTGTCGTTGCTATTGTCGGCAACGCTGCTGAACACTCCGCGGCGATCATGCTTGCGATGAAGAATAAGATTGGCGCCGCCGTAGAGATCGCCGTTGGCAGCTCACTGCAGATCGCTCTGTTCGTAGCAC from Paenibacillus sp. CAA11 encodes:
- the ftsW gene encoding putative lipid II flippase FtsW yields the protein MKEKSTPAKRGTPDFQLLILTLILVGFGLLMVFSASSSIAVVNENYGYDSMYFVKKQIFGAVIGLFGMFVTMNIPYFKYKKLFVPAFLVTIILLMLVPYFGVELNAARSWFKIGGFSFQPTELAKITIILYLSALIAKKGERFRDLRNGYIPVMMIVGFVAGLIMLQPDLGSCMILVMTAGLIIFAGGANLKHIMGSLGLLILGASLVLGAQALISALHSDGSSGTSYQAGRFQAYLNPWADPQHRGYNLIQSLTAIGNGGATGVGFGQSIQKLHYLPNAYNDFIFSVIGEEFGFIGTLLFLLVYVYFIWRGLIIALRCPDIFGTLVGVGIMGLIAIQAFINIGGVTRTIPITGVTLPFISYGGSSLLITMASMGIMLSISRASSMPAKKEVTKSVVVKQSTSVTPMTSRGRRFGR
- a CDS encoding Asp23/Gls24 family envelope stress response protein; the encoded protein is MTEQLQLDMGMIRIADDVVAKIAGMAALETPGIAAMSGGLSEGWAKRLSGKNVQKGVTVEVGQLEAAIDLRIIVLYETPIHEVSRMLQQNVREAVESMTGLKVVEVNVKVESVAFKNDEV
- the cax gene encoding calcium/proton exchanger encodes the protein MKKIGFPAVLLIFFALSAIGHYAEWNYTLQFVISAVAVIFMAGFLGKATESVAHYAGQRLGGFLNATFGNAAELIIGILLVKEGHFDMVKASITGSIIGNLLLVLGLSLLAGGLKYKIQNFNVTLAGLNGSLMILAIIALFVPAIFLHNHALHNEDKNLLSLIVAGILIVAYLLWLIFSMITHKNYLADVTENTEEELPNDHEPAWSKGQSILYLVIATVMVAFVSEWLVHTLDPITEKFGLTELFVGAFVVAIVGNAAEHSAAIMLAMKNKIGAAVEIAVGSSLQIALFVAPVLIFVSHLFSQPMDIFFTVIEIAAIGVSVFIAKSITQDGSTNWYEGLLLLAVYGILGVSFYLV